ATTTGGTGGGACAGCCGACAGGTCTTCAAGAAACTTTTAAGGAGCAACGCCACTGCTCATCAGTCATCACATTATATATTGTGGGCACTTCCGTGAGAATGTTCTCACAAGAAAGTCTCAGTAACACTGAAGGTTTATTAAGGAGCTGGCTTCTATATTATGAAAACAACATTTATCTTATAGCCAacccctaattactccgggcaatgtcaggtagtattataaatattataatcataaaatataagggagggatgaagaaaatatcaaagatttGTGTCATTATAAATAAGAAACGTTGTGTAAGACAGCgtggaatatttttatctaatgatTCGAAAATAGTGTAAATCTCATTGATTATAAAATTCTGgatgatttttattcagtaaTGAATATTACAAGTcaagatgatttttatttttctaaagctgcTATACAGCACTGACAATATTCATGGCTCAATAAAAATCTTCATGAAGTATATAATTAAGATGTATGTTgctataacataaatttaaaaaggatataaaaatcattttgaaaaagataaacttacaattattaaaaagtccATACGTCTAAAAGAGATCATTACACTTTAGcatatagtttaatattgaatagaaactcaaaaatctaaaattttagttttcttttacCTCCATATCTGGAGTTAAAGGATCCTAAAGTTCAAGCCTCGAGGCCAGCGCCCATGTTTTTAAACAGCTATTTTTCTTGTATTGTTGATGATATCGATCTAATTCAAACGTGATTAGATAGATATTTACacattaattgttttatattttatacttttacccAATACAATGTCTTTTTGACCATAAGGTCACGAAGTCAAATATTTTACCTTAAAATTTCAAACACGTAtactttaattttctaaatttttcatgaaatggctgtcaacatatattaattaatttcaaaaaagttttggggCTGCTTTCAAATTTGGGTCAACGCTATAAGCAAAATACTAAGAATGGGATGTACAAAACTTCACAAAATTCACATTACCACTtgcaaataagataatattaagtgcTAATGTGTGGTAGTTCCCAAACAGTGTGTATTGAGACAAGTTCAAGAGTACCACACCATTTctgacaaccatacattatttgcaatagcttcTAATAATCCAAATACTTGGTTGAATTGAAATGGGtatgttaagaaatttttgttgaGTCAATTTTATCGCTGTTCTAAAATTGTAAGCACGCTTATtgcttattattcaaaacaatgagcgcgctcccgctctccgacaaaatttaattttgagtggCGCTCAATTTGTTCTTCGAATCCCCTAGAAAAATCTTGAGAAAGAGTTTGTTTGAATTGTTGATATAAAACGCACAATAAGGcctaaacaaattttatatattcctaGTGAAAAAATCTTCAACGAGTTACgagttgattatttaattatttttattaaagtatgttATTCATATATACCAGGCATCCATAACTAGTTAATACCAAGAAGCTACCGTTTAAATAGACTTTAAAGACATACGTAACAAAGCGAATGAAGGAGGGAACTATTCATGTTTACCCTGCAGAAGAACAGACTACATGTACCACAAACTGAGATAATTTAACAACAGGAGAAAATATTGTCTAATAATCTCCCCAagtgatataaataaaacaaaatcttacattgtattaataataattcaatatataatgaattaatcagtaatgaaaatgtgtttttgtcTTCCCTATAATAAGTTATTCCTAATTAGATAACGAAAGCGAGACGATCATCTACTTAACTTACTCTTGTGTCGTCACAAAATACTTCTTTAAACCTATGAAATATGACCTTATAATTAAAGACATAAAAACTGCATCAGTTACGCTCAAGAATAAACTCAAATTATGGATAGAATTGGTGGTCCTTAAAAGGACCGGTCAGGTACTGAAATCTATTTATGAAGATTTTTCGGTCTTCTTGGGTAAGAGGACGGCTTGGATGTTGGGGAGGACACCACCTTGAGCAATGGTTACACCAGCCAGCAACTTGTTCAACTCCTCATCGTTACGGATGGCCAATTGGAGATGACGTGGGATAATACGAGTCTTCTTATTGTCACGCGCAGCATTGCCTGCCAACTCGAGAACCTCAGCAGCGAGGTATTCCATGACAGCAGCCAAGTAGACGGGAGCACCAGCGCCAACACGCTCAGCATAGTTTCCCTTTCTCAAGAGACGATGAATACGACCCACGGGAAATTGAAGTCCAGCACGGCTGGAACGGACTTTGCCTTTCCTTCACTTTACCTCCTTTACCACGACCAGAcatgataaaattaaagtagCTTATAGAATTGAAATGATCCTGATTATAGTGGCTGCGAAAGAATTTATACTCAAAAACTGGATTGAGAGCGTGTAAGGAAAGGAAAAGGCGGGAAAATTTCTTCTCCCTTTGAATATCAAACTGTGGCGCGTATACATGTAGGCGAGCGTTTTCATGTATTCctctaaatatacaaaataaattaataattataaattctttaaattttcaaaggAATGTTCAATTCGACACtaattttgtttacttattagaATAGAcatattgaattcaagagataatcctatttttaataaaaactatggttgaaaatgttattaattGGGTTTTGGGATGAGAGTCTCATTTTGTAGCAGAGGAGCCTTTCTTTAGTATCCACGATGGGGAGATAGTCTTATCTTTTTGTTTAGGATGATACACTGTTAAGGttcaattaaatgaaataaaataatggatcgGAGCAGGTTTAAAGGATACAAATCGTATTTTATCGATTACCATAAGATACTTAACTAAGAATTCAAAAACAACGGAAAATTAgtcgaaataaatttaaaccatCTCTACaaacttatttgtttttagaaCGTTTAGAAGGGTCTATTTTGTCTTTGATACTGTATTTCAAAGTAATTATCTGAAAAAGGAGGAATTCAGGATATACTATGCCCTCCTTCTAGTCCCAAAAAAGACACAAACTTCTGGTTTGTCATTCCTAGAACGTACCAGTTTCTGATATTATCATTGAGGTGATGTATACTTCTATATCTGAATAACCATGTAAACcattgtttaacaacgaactttgagtACATGAGCCAGCTTCAAATGCCCAGGTAAGACGttgtttgtacatttaaaaagtaaGCTAAATGTGTGTTTGGcgtcaattaattaaaattgcacGATGACGGAAGTATTCATTCCGCAATCGTAAAAAAAAGCCATAGTGTCCTTCTTACGATCCACGCCGGAcgaaaatatgttaattttgcaaaattcttaACTCTGAATAGATCCTTTGCCTGGAAGGAACTGGGAGGTCATTCGTCTGACATCAACACTCTCCTCCATTCCAAATCGCATAGAAATTGTTGAGCTGAAGGGAGGGATTCTGAATTATTCAAAGAATGTCCCAAAGACCTGCTCCCTTTTCTGAGACTCTATTCGAGCctgttattgacgccaaaggcgattatattgaataataattaaaatgaattgattcaattttcatttaaattggtttttattaaaatcgtaTCATAAGTTTGgaagaaaatctatttaaaaaagaaaataaaatagtaggAAATAGAAATTGCatacaaaacttgaaaaaaatactatctaCATTTTTATGTGATTTCTATCTTCTGTCATCTTGCACCAAGTTGTTTATAAAGACCATTCCTACTCCTTTAAACTAGATACAAAATGAGAATCACTACGTCTCGAATGAAATCgctttaatactattttaacgGCCAAAAGTCAGAAAGTGAGCCCAACATTCGCCAGCGTTTGAGTCGAGGAAAGAAAGcaaattagatattttcttGTCCCAATATTGACCCTTACAGTTTTCAGTTAAAAATGCTCATAAAAACCGGAAAAGGAAtgaaggaacaaaaaataatattgaattcttttgaaacatataatttggctattagaaatattaaaaatatgagttaattCAATTAGGTGACCTTTTGCCTTTTTACAAACATCCAATCTCTTACAAACCGGCATATACTACATCATCtgaaatttttgttccattaCTTCTCAATGGGTGCCATGAAAAACATCCTCATTTCTTGAAAGGATAAATATTGACCTCACTTCCAATATTTCCTACACGGAAAAATCCATGAGATTTAAATCAGGTGAAGAGGGAAGCTTACATAGACTTGTTCCataaatgttgaatattttttacactagTTTTTAACTGATGTAGGCATGATTGACTCTAGCTTTTCATAGTTTAAGGGTTAAATTTAGGGCCTGAATCAATGCTGTCATAGAGGTATTTGCCAAGactttgaaaataacaaatctTGGTCATTTTGGTCTGCTTACATTTTGATCTCCTGGACCAATCTCCCTTGTAGGGACCAATTCCATCCTCCAATAGCTTTTGATGCCTATAAACAATTCTTCATTGACCTCGGCGCAATCTCTCTCTGACCTCGATTCTGAAGTGTACTAACCTTTAAATGTTATAATCTGGCCCCTTTAAAATTTTTCCactcttaaaaaacaaaacatttacaACAAAACCTCTTAGACAGTTATTTTATGGGCCAAGCAAGTCTAAAATATGGGACAATTTAAAAAGCATCCCTGTACACTCGAAGATTTGAATCTGTTAAGaagttcattcatttttttaacatttatgtatCTGAGTAGATAAAGGATTCAAATCAATGACATTCAATGGGTCAAATCCctattaataaagttaataagTTTTTCTGGATGCTCTGTCTTAAAGTCAGCCTCcatctataaaataacaatcaaGGAAAGAGAGTGTGTAACTAATATTAAcccatattaaaaaatgaaaattaaggaTGTGtaatattaagaaagaaaacaagaattattattaaagaaagcACTAACACTTAATAACTTCTAACAAGAccggctattcacaaaatatatatgcacGTAATATCCTTTactaataatttagattttaattatttggaagATCTATATGACTAAAACTCCtgacaataaaaaacattagtGTCGAATTGAACATTcctttgaaaatttaaagaatttataattattaatttattttgtatatttagagGAATACATGAAAACGCTCGCCTTCATGTATACGCCACAGTTTGATATTCAAAGGGAGAAGAAATTTTCCTGCCTTTTCCTTTCTTTACACGCTCTCAATCCAGTTTTGAGTATAAATTCTTTCGCAGCCCCTATAATCAGGATCAGTTCAATTCTACAAGCTACTTTAATTTATCATGTCTGGTCGTGGTAAAAGGAGGAGTAAAGTGAAGGGAAAGGCAAAGTCCCGTTCCAGCCGTGCTGGACTTCAATTTCCTGTGGGTCGTATTCATCGTCTCTTGAGAAAGGGAAACTATGCTGAGCGTGTTGGCGCTGGTGCTCCCGTCTACTTGGCTGCTGTCATGGAATACCTCGCTGCTGAGGTTCTCGAGTTGGCAGGCAATGCTGCGCGTGACAATAAGAAGACTCGTATTATCCCACGTCATCTCCAATTGGCCATTCGTAACGATGAGGAGTTGAACAAGTTGCTGGCTGGTGTAACCATTGCTCAAGGTGGTGTCCT
The sequence above is a segment of the Lepeophtheirus salmonis unplaced genomic scaffold, UVic_Lsal_1.4 unplaced_contig_3756_pilon, whole genome shotgun sequence genome. Coding sequences within it:
- the LOC121131268 gene encoding histone H2A-like, translating into MSGRGKRRSKVKGKAKSRSSRAGLQFPVGRIHRLLRKGNYAERVGAGAPVYLAAVMEYLAAEVLELAGNAARDNKKTRIIPRHLQLAIRNDEELNKLLAGVTIAQ